The following coding sequences are from one Sciurus carolinensis chromosome 11, mSciCar1.2, whole genome shotgun sequence window:
- the Vps11 gene encoding vacuolar protein sorting-associated protein 11 homolog: protein MAAYLQWRRFVFFDKELVKEPLGNDGAAPGTAPASGSTVSKFLCLPPGITVCDSGRGSLVFGDMEGQIWFLPRSLQLTGFQAYKLRVTHLYQLKQHNILASVGEDEEGINPLVKIWNLEKRDGGNPLCTRIFPAIPGTEPTVVSCLTVHENLNFMAIGFTDGSVTLNKGDITRDRHSKTQILHKGNYPVTGLAFRQAGKTTHLFVVTTENVQSYIVSGKDYPRVELDTHGCGLRCSALSDPSQDLQFIVAGDECVYLYQPDERGPCFAFEGHKLIAHWFRGYLVIVSRDRKVSPKSEFTSRDSQSSDKQILNIYDLCNKFIAYSAVFEDIVDVLAEWGSLYVLTRDGRVHALQEKDTQTKLEMLFKKNLFEMAINLAKSQHLDSDGLAQIFMQYGDHLYSKGNHDGAVQQYIRTIGKLEPSYVIRKFLDAQRIHNLTAYLQTLHRQSLANADHTTLLLNCYTKLKDSSKLEEFIKTKSESEVHFDVETAIKVLRQAGYYSHALYLAENHAHHEWYLKIQLEDIKNYQEALCYIGKLPFEQAESNMKRYGKILMHHIPEQTTHLLKGLCTDYRPSLEGRGDRDAPGCRANSEEFIPIFANNPRELKAFLEHMSEVQPDSPQGIYDTLLELRLQNWAHEKDPQIKEKLHAEAISLLKSGRFCDVFDKALVLCQMHDFQDGVLYLYEQGKLFQQIMHYHMQHEQYRQVIAVCERHGEQDPSLWEQALSYFARKEEDCKEYVAAVLKHIESKNLMPPLLVVQTLAHNSTATLSVIRDYLVQKLQKQSQQIAQDELRVRRYREETTRIRQEIQELKASPKIFQKTKCSICNSALELPSVHFLCGHSFHQHCFESYSESDADCPTCLPENRKVMDMIRAQEQKRDLHDQFQHQLKCSNDSFSVIADYFGRGVFNKLTLLTDPPTARLTPSLEAGLQRDLLMHSKRGT from the exons ATGGCGGCTTACCTGCAGTGGCGGCGCTTCGTTTTTTTCGACAAGGAACTAGTGAAGGAGCCGCTGGGCAATGATGGGGCCGCTCCCGGAACCGCGCCTGCCTCTGGATCTACGGTTTCCAAGTTCCTTTGCCTCCCTCCTGGAATCACTGTCTGCGACTCAGGCCGAGGGAGCTTGGTCTTTGGAG ATATGGAAGGCCAAATATGGTTCTTGCCACGTTCCTTACAGCTTACAGGTTTCCAGGCCTACAAACTACGGGTGACACACCTGTACCAATTGAAGCAGCACAATATTCTAGCATCTGTTGGTGAGGATGAAGAGGGAATCAATCCTTTG GTCAAGATCTGGAACTTGGAGAAGAGAGATGGTGGCAATCCACTCTGCACTCGAATCTTCCCTGCGATCCCAGGAACAGAGCCAACTGTTGTGTCTTGTTTGACTGTCCATGAAAATCTCAACTTTATGGCCATCG GATTCACAGATGGCAGTGTTACATTGAACAAAGGTGACATCACTCGGGACCGACACAGCAAGACCCAGATTTTGCACAAGGGCAACTATCCTGTTACTGGACTGGCCTTTCGCCAAGCAGGAAAGACCACTCACTTGTTTGTTGTAACAACAGAGAATGTTCAG TCTTACATAGTTTCTGGAAAGGACTACCCTCGTGTGGAGTTGGACACCCATGGTTGTGGCCTGCGCTGCTCAGCCCTAAGTGACCCTTCTCAGGATCTGCAGTTCATTGTGGCCGGTGATGAATGTGTCTACCTTTATCAGCCTGATGAACGTGGGCCCTGCTTTGCCTTTGAGGGCCATAAGCTCATTGCTCATTGGTTTAGAGGCTACCTTGTCATTGTCTCCCGTGACCGGAAGGTTTCTCCCAA GTCAGAGTTTACCAGCAGGGACTCACAGAGCTCTGACAAGCAAATTCTCAATATCTATGACCTGTGCAACAAGTTCATAGCCTATAGTGCTGTCTTTGAGGATATAGTGGATGTGCTTGCTGAATGGGGCTCCCTGTACGTGCTGACGAGGGATGGGCGGGTCCACGCACTGCAAGAGAAGGACACACAGACCAAACTGGAG ATGCTATTTAAGAAGAACTTATTTGAGATGGCTATTAACCTGGCCAAAAGCCAACATCTGGACAGCGATGGACTAGCCCAGATCTTCATGCAGTATGGAGACCATCTCTATAGCAAGGGCAACCACGATGGGGCCGTCCAGCAATATATCCG AACCATTGGAAAACTGGAGCCATCATATGTAATCCGCAAGTTTCTGGATGCTCAGCGCATCCATAACCTGACGGCCTATCTGCAGACCCTGCACCGACAATCCCTGGCCAATGCTGACCATACCACCCTGCTCCTGAACTGCTATACCAAGCTCAAGGACAGCTCAAAGTTGGAGGAGTTCATCAAG ACAAAAAGCGAGAGCGAAGTCCACTTTGATGTGGAGACAGCCATCAAGGTTCTCCGGCAGGCTGGCTACTACTCCCATGCCCTCTATCTGGCTGAGAACCATGCACATCATGAGTGGTACTTGAAGATCCAGCTAGAGGACATTAAG AATTACCAGGAAGCCCTTTGCTACATCGGCAAACTGCCTTTTGAGCAGGCAGAGAGCAACATGAAGCGCTATGGCAAAATCCTCATGCACCACATACCAGAGCAGACAACCCATTTGCTAAAGGGACTTTGTACTGACTATCGACCAAGCCTAGAAGGCCGAGGAGACAGGGATGCTCCAGGCTGCAGG GCCAACTCTGAGGAGTTCATCCCCATCTTTGCAAACAACCCACGAGAGCTGAAAGCCTTCCTAGAGCACATGAGTGAAGTGCAGCCAGACTCGCCCCAGGGCATCTATGACACACTCCTTGAGCTACGGCTGCAGAACTGGGCCCATGAGAAGGACCCACAG ATCAAAGAGAAGCTTCATGCAGAGGCGATCTCCCTGCTGAAAAGTGGCCGCTTCTGTGACGTCTTTGACAAGGCGCTGGTCCTGTGCCAGATGCATGACTTCCAGGATGGAGTCCTTTACCTCTATGAACAAGGGAAACT GTTTCAGCAGATTATGCACTACCACATGCAGCATGAACAGTACCGGCAGGTGATCGCCGTGTGTGAGCGCCATGGGGAGCAGGACCCCTCCTTGTGGGAACAGGCCCTCAGCTACTTTGCCCGAAAGGAAGAGGACTGCAAGGAATATGTGGCTGCTGTGCTCAAGCATATTGAGAGCAAAAACCTCATGCCACCCCTTCTAG TGGTGCAGACTTTGGCACACAATTCTACAGCCACCCTGTCTGTCATCAGAGACTACCTGGTCCAAAAACTGCAGAAACAGAGCCAGCAGATTGCACAGGATGAGCTGCGGGTGCGGCGGTACCGAGAGGAGACCACTCGAATCCGCCAGGAAATCCAGGAGCTCAAGGCAAG TCCAAAGATTTTCCAGAAGACCAAGTGCAGCATCTGTAACAGTGCCTTGGAGTTGCCCTCAGTCCACTTCCTGTGTGGCCATTCCTTCCATCAACACTGCTTTGAGAGTTACTCTGAAAGTGATGCCGactgccccacctgcctccctgaAAACCGGAAGGTCATGGATATGATCCGGGCCCAGGAACAGAAACGAGATCTCCATGATCAGTTCCAGCACCAG CTCAAGTGCTCCAATGACAGCTTCTCTGTGATTGCTGACTACTTTGGCCGAGGCGTTTTCAATAAATTGACTCTGCTGACTGACCCTCCCACAGCCAGACTGACCCCCAGCCTGGAGGCAGGGCTACAGCGGGATCTGCTGATGCACTCCAAGAGGGGCACTTAA
- the Hmbs gene encoding porphobilinogen deaminase, which translates to MSGNGNAAATAEENGSKMRVIRVGTRKSQLARIQTDSVVAMLKALYPGLQFEIIAMSTTGDKILDTALSKIGEKSLFTKELEYALEKNEVDLVVHSLKDLPTMLPPGFTIGAICKRENPCDAVVFHPKFVGKTLETLPEKSTVGTSSLRRAAQLQRKFPHLEFKSIRGNLNTRLRKLDEQHEFSAIILAVAGLQRMGWQNRVGQILHPEECMYAVGQGALGVEVRAKDQDILDLVGVLHDPETLLRCIAERAFLRHLEGGCSVPVAVHTVMKDGQLYLTGGVWSLDGSDSMQETMQATIHVPAQYEDGPEDDPQLVGITARNIPRGAQLAAENLGISLANLLLNKGAKSILDVARQLNDVH; encoded by the exons ATGTCCGGCAACGGCAACGCGGCTGCTACGGCG GAAGAAAACGGCTCAAAGATGAGAGTAATTCGAGTGGGTACCCGTAAGAGCCAG CTGGCTCGCATACAGACAGACAGTGTGGTGGCAATGCTGAAAGCCTTATACCCTGGCCTGCAGTTTGAAATCA TTGCTATGTCCACCACAGGGGACAAGATTCTTGATACTGCGCTCTCTAAG ATTGGAGAGAAGAGCCTGTTTACCAAGGAGCTGGAGTACGCGTTGGAGAAGAATGA AGTTGACCTGGTTGTTCACTCCCTGAAGGACCTGCCCACCATGCTGCCTCCTGGCTTCACCATTGGAGCCATCTGCAA GCGGGAAAACCCCTGTGATGCTGTTGTCTTTCACCCAAAATTTGTTGGGAAGACCCTAGAAACCTTGCCAGAGAAGAG CACTGTGGGGACCAGCTCTCTGCGGAGAGCAGCTCAGCTGCAGAGAAAGTTTCCACATCTGGAGTTCAAGAGTATT CGGGGAAACCTCAACACCCGGCTTCGGAAGCTGGATGAGCAGCATGAGTTCAGTGCCATCATCCTGGCTGTAGCTGGCCTGCAGCGCATGGGCTGGCAGAACCGGGTGGGACAG ATCCTGCATCCAGAGGAATGCATGTATGCTGTGGGCCAG GGGGCCCTGGGTGTGGAAGTCCGAGCCAAGGACCAGGACATCTTGGATCTAGTGGGTGTATTACATGATCCTGAGACTCTGCTTCGCTGCATCGCTGAAAGGGCCTTCCTGAGGCACCTG GAAGGTGGCTGCAGTGTGCCAGTAGCGGTGCATACGGTGATGAAAGATGGGCAA TTGTACTTGACTGGAGGAGTCTGGAGTCTAGACGGCTCAGATAGCATGCAAGAGACAATGCAGGCTACCATCCATGTCCCCGCCCAG TATGAAGATGGCCCAGAGGATGACCCACAGTTGGTAGGCATCACTGCCCGGAACATTCCTCGAGGAGCCCAGCTGGCTGCTGAGAACTTAGGCATCAGCCTGGCCAACTTGTTGCTGAACAAAGGAGCCAAGAGCATCCTGGATGTTGCACGGCAGCTTAATGATGTCCACTAA
- the LOC124958840 gene encoding histone H2AX, producing the protein MSGRGKTGGKARAKAKSRSSRAGLQFPVGRVHRLLRKGHYAERVGAGAPVYLAAVLEYLTAEILELAGNAARDNKKTRIIPRHLQLAIRNDEELNKLLGGVTIAQGGVLPNIQAVLLPKKTSATVGPKAPAGGKKATQASQEY; encoded by the coding sequence ATGTCCGGCCGCGGCAAGACTGGCGGCAAGGCCCGCGCTAAGGCCAAGTCGCGCTCTTCGCGCGCGGGTCTCCAGTTCCCTGTGGGCCGAGTACATCGGCTGTTGAGGAAGGGCCACTACGCCGAGCGGGTGGGCGCCGGCGCGCCGGTTTACCTGGCGGCGGTGCTCGAATACCTCACCGCTGAGATCCTGGAGCTGGCGGGCAACGCGGCTCGCGATAACAAGAAGACGCGGATCATCCCTCGCCACCTGCAGCTGGCCATCCGCAACGACGAGGAGCTCAACAAGCTTCTGGGCGGCGTGACGATCGCTCAAGGGGGCGTCCTGCCCAACATCCAGGCCGTGTTGCTGCCCAAGAAGACCAGCGCCACCGTGGGGCCGAAGGCGCCAGCGGGTGGCAAGAAGGCCACCCAGGCCTCTCAGGAGTACTGA